Proteins co-encoded in one Desulfatiglans sp. genomic window:
- a CDS encoding ferritin family protein yields the protein MNFKTIEEIFEYAINKEKEAEKFYQEASERESFSGTRELFREFALEERGHVKMLENISKKKENLESFRMKNIPDLKRSDYTVDMVYTPDMPYDDILRLAAKREEKAYKFYTDLAGLADQESHKKVFMVLAQEEAKHKLRLETLLDDYQASMGG from the coding sequence ATGAATTTTAAAACAATTGAAGAGATATTTGAGTATGCCATAAACAAGGAAAAGGAGGCTGAAAAATTCTATCAGGAGGCATCTGAAAGAGAGTCCTTTTCAGGCACAAGGGAGCTTTTCAGGGAATTTGCCCTTGAAGAGAGAGGCCATGTAAAGATGCTTGAAAATATCTCAAAGAAAAAGGAAAACCTGGAGAGCTTCAGGATGAAAAATATCCCTGACCTGAAAAGAAGCGACTACACTGTTGACATGGTCTACACGCCTGACATGCCATACGATGATATCCTGCGCCTTGCTGCAAAACGCGAGGAAAAGGCCTATAAGTTTTACACTGATCTGGCCGGGTTAGCAGACCAGGAGTCCCATAAAAAGGTCTTTATGGTCCTTGCACAGGAGGAGGCCAAACACAAGCTCAGGCTTGAGACCCTGCTGGATGACTACCAAGCCAGTATGGGCGGGTAG